TGAGCACGGCGGTCGGCAACGCAGGGGGCGACACGGGGTTGCTCCCCGGGGCCTGCAGCACGGGAGTCGTCAACAGGTACGCAAGCAGGTACAGCGCGACGTAGTTGAGCATGATCGTCGAGATCACCTCGTGGGCGCCGGATGCCGCCTTCAGGAGGCCGGCGATGCCGGCCCAGAGCGCGCCGGCGATGATCGCGCCGAGGACGGCGACGATCACGTGCAGCACGGGGGGCAGGGGCCACGCGTACGCGATGTACCCGGCGGTGGCGGCGCCGACGAGCATCTGCCCCTGGCCGCCGATGTTGAACAGACCTGCGCGGAAGCCGAATGCGATGCCCAGACCGGCCGCGATGAGCGGTGTCGCGAAGCCCAGGCTGGCGAGCAGCGGTGCTATCCCGGTCGCGAAATCCCCGGCGGTGTAGTCGTAAACGCCGCCCTGGAACAGGGAGAGGTAGGCCCCGGAGACTGCGTTCCACACGGCAGTGAGGGCGTCGCCCGGTCGGCTGAAGAAGTAGGCGGAGGACTGCTGCACCTGGGGGTTGACCGCGGCGATCAGGATCGCGCCGACGAGCAATGCGAGCACGACAGCGAGCATCGAGATGAGGGTGCTGCTGCGGAGGATCTCGTTGAGGATCTCACCGGCGCGGGACCGCTCGGTTCGCGCGCGCGAGGAGCGCTGATCTGCGGGGATGTTCGTGGTTTCGAGGGTGCTCGTCGCGTCCCCCGACGCCGCGGTGCGAATGCTCATGCTGTGAGCTCCGTTCCTGCGGGAAGTTCGCCCGCCATCATCAACCCGAGGACATCCCTCGGGGTGTCGCCGGGAACGATCCCGACGATGCGTCCGTGGTACATCACCGCGATCCGGTCGGCGAGGGCGATGACCTCATCGAGTTCGGTCGAGATGATGATGACCGGAACGCCCTCGTCTCGCGCCTGCACGATGCGTTCATGGACGAACTCGATCGATCCGACGTCGAGCCCCCTGGTGGGCTGCGCGGCGACGAAGAGGCGCAGGGGTC
The sequence above is a segment of the Microbacterium sp. Root553 genome. Coding sequences within it:
- a CDS encoding ABC transporter permease; the encoded protein is MSIRTAASGDATSTLETTNIPADQRSSRARTERSRAGEILNEILRSSTLISMLAVVLALLVGAILIAAVNPQVQQSSAYFFSRPGDALTAVWNAVSGAYLSLFQGGVYDYTAGDFATGIAPLLASLGFATPLIAAGLGIAFGFRAGLFNIGGQGQMLVGAATAGYIAYAWPLPPVLHVIVAVLGAIIAGALWAGIAGLLKAASGAHEVISTIMLNYVALYLLAYLLTTPVLQAPGSNPVSPPALPTAVLTPLFGSSFAVNVGLPVAVLGVLLFGWLLNRSALGFRVRAVGMNPRASRVAGIDVKRTYVVAMLISGAFVGFAGAYQVLGQVTSGFTSTLDAGIGFTAITVALLGRSRPLGVLIAGIVFGVLQAGGYTMQAAQNIDIDLVSVIQAVIVLLVAAPPLVRAVFRLPAPGAHRTRIASTSQGASAS